From the Priestia koreensis genome, one window contains:
- a CDS encoding ABC transporter ATP-binding protein: MGEHLLEIKNLSTSFKIKDKYYAAVDDVSITVNSNEIVAIVGESGCGKSALALSINRLHNSERTKMDGKILYKGKDVLSLSNAQMNKYRGKEISMIFQEPLTALNPLMTIGKQIEESLSYHTDLSKNQRKDRACELLDQVGIPKPELTYKQFPHELSGGMRQRAMIAIAIACNPSLIIADEPTTALDVTIQAQILDLLKSIQEANGMGVVLITHDLSVVAEVADRVVVMYAGQVIETGTVDEIFNRPQHPYTRSLLNSVPTTTSVQNRLHVIEGVVPSLVNLPRKGCRFKGRIPWIEDALHEETPELHEVFPGHHVRCTCYKHFYFKNAEGEEISHDIAQSK, encoded by the coding sequence ATGGGGGAACATTTGTTAGAAATTAAAAATTTATCAACATCGTTTAAAATTAAAGATAAGTATTATGCCGCTGTTGATGATGTATCCATTACGGTCAATTCGAACGAAATTGTAGCTATAGTAGGGGAATCTGGATGTGGAAAAAGTGCTTTGGCTCTGTCTATTAACAGGTTGCATAATAGTGAAAGAACAAAGATGGATGGAAAAATCTTATATAAAGGTAAAGATGTTTTAAGTCTATCTAATGCTCAAATGAATAAGTATAGAGGGAAAGAAATTAGTATGATCTTTCAGGAGCCGTTAACAGCTCTTAATCCTCTAATGACTATAGGGAAACAAATTGAAGAGAGTTTATCTTATCATACTGATCTTTCGAAAAATCAGCGAAAAGATCGTGCATGTGAACTGTTAGATCAAGTTGGGATTCCGAAGCCTGAACTGACGTACAAGCAGTTTCCACATGAACTATCTGGTGGGATGAGACAACGTGCGATGATTGCGATCGCGATTGCTTGTAATCCTTCGCTTATTATTGCGGATGAACCAACAACAGCGTTAGACGTAACGATTCAAGCGCAAATTTTAGATTTACTCAAATCGATTCAAGAAGCAAATGGTATGGGAGTTGTTCTCATTACGCATGATTTAAGTGTTGTAGCTGAAGTAGCGGATCGAGTGGTTGTGATGTACGCGGGGCAAGTAATTGAAACAGGGACAGTTGATGAAATCTTTAATCGTCCTCAACACCCATATACTCGTTCACTACTTAACTCAGTTCCTACTACTACAAGTGTTCAAAATCGTCTTCATGTTATTGAAGGGGTTGTGCCATCTCTTGTGAACCTTCCAAGAAAAGGCTGTCGCTTCAAAGGCCGTATTCCATGGATTGAAGATGCATTGCATGAGGAAACACCGGAGCTTCATGAAGTATTTCCTGGCCATCATGTAAGATGTACATGCTATAAGCACTTTTATTTCAAAAATGCCGAAGGAGAAGAGATCAGCCATGACATTGCTCAGAGTAAATAA
- a CDS encoding ABC transporter ATP-binding protein: MTLLRVNNLKVYFPIKGGFFKRVVGHVKAVDDVSFELQAGETYGLVGESGSGKSTTGKAIMGLNKITSGEVHFGGKDLASLSKSEFKPYKKDIQMIFQDPYSSLNPKKRLIDIISEPLRNFERMSPTEERRVAQEYLSKVGLPPDAIFKYPHEFSGGQRQRIGIARALTLKPKLIIADEPVSALDVSVQAQVLNFLQDLQKEFNLTYLFIGHDLGVIRHMCTRMGVMYRGRLVEEGTSDEIYENPQHIYTKRLIAAIPDIRPEYREESVSFRKDVAKEYKESYSTYFDKDGRAFDLQPVSNTHRVALP, from the coding sequence ATGACATTGCTCAGAGTAAATAATCTAAAGGTCTATTTTCCCATAAAGGGCGGCTTCTTTAAACGCGTTGTCGGGCACGTAAAGGCTGTTGATGACGTTTCGTTTGAACTACAAGCTGGTGAAACGTATGGATTAGTAGGAGAATCAGGAAGCGGAAAATCGACTACTGGTAAAGCTATTATGGGACTAAACAAGATTACTAGTGGAGAGGTTCACTTTGGAGGTAAAGACCTTGCTTCACTAAGCAAAAGTGAGTTTAAGCCTTACAAAAAAGACATCCAAATGATTTTTCAGGACCCATATTCATCTTTAAATCCTAAAAAGCGTCTAATTGATATTATATCAGAACCGCTTCGTAATTTTGAACGCATGTCTCCTACGGAGGAGAGAAGAGTTGCTCAGGAATATTTAAGTAAAGTGGGTTTACCGCCTGATGCAATTTTTAAATACCCTCATGAATTTTCAGGAGGACAAAGACAGCGTATTGGAATTGCTAGAGCGCTTACGCTGAAGCCGAAGCTAATTATTGCAGATGAGCCTGTATCAGCACTAGACGTATCTGTACAAGCTCAGGTTCTGAATTTCTTACAAGATTTGCAAAAGGAATTTAACCTCACATACCTATTTATAGGTCATGACTTAGGAGTAATTCGACACATGTGTACACGAATGGGCGTTATGTATCGAGGCCGTCTTGTAGAAGAAGGAACAAGTGATGAAATATATGAAAACCCTCAGCACATCTATACGAAACGACTAATTGCGGCTATTCCTGATATTCGACCTGAATATCGAGAGGAATCCGTGAGCTTCAGAAAAGACGTAGCTAAGGAATATAAAGAATCCTATAGTACTTATTTTGACAAAGACGGAAGAGCGTTCGACTTGCAGCCTGTTTCAAATACACATCGAGTCGCATTGCCATAA
- the opp4B gene encoding oligopeptide ABC transporter permease, which produces MIKLILRRILIMIPQLFIVSVIVFALAKAMPGDALTGRAMNPNADPKVLEEQREKLGLNDPVSTQYVRWIKNVAQGDLGKSYTHKLAVTDIIGDRLVNTIWLGILTLILTYALAIPMGIVSGRWNDRWPDKLVTGYNYLTFATPLFIFALVVLFLFGFKWDLFPTSGSVDPQVEAGTFAYFLSKINHMILPAFSQALIATTVTVQYLRNEIIETKFKDFPRTARSKGVPESKVYSSHILRNSLLPVAAFLGYEITGVIGGAVFVENIFGYPGIGQLFVSSINLRDYSVVTALVLMTSLATLVGTLLSDMILSWVDPRIRIE; this is translated from the coding sequence ATGATAAAACTAATTTTACGACGCATATTAATTATGATCCCTCAGCTTTTTATTGTCAGTGTAATCGTTTTTGCTTTAGCAAAAGCTATGCCAGGGGATGCTTTAACTGGTAGAGCAATGAATCCAAACGCAGATCCTAAAGTACTCGAAGAACAAAGAGAGAAGCTAGGATTGAACGATCCAGTATCAACTCAATACGTACGATGGATTAAAAATGTTGCTCAAGGGGATCTTGGTAAATCATATACTCATAAACTAGCAGTTACAGATATTATTGGAGATCGTCTAGTCAATACAATTTGGCTTGGTATTTTAACATTAATTTTAACCTATGCACTAGCCATTCCAATGGGAATTGTGAGTGGACGCTGGAATGATAGGTGGCCAGATAAATTAGTTACCGGTTATAACTATTTAACATTTGCCACACCGTTATTTATCTTTGCACTTGTTGTGTTATTCCTATTTGGATTTAAATGGGATTTGTTCCCTACTAGTGGTTCAGTAGATCCTCAAGTAGAAGCAGGGACGTTTGCTTACTTTTTAAGTAAGATTAACCATATGATTTTACCAGCTTTTTCACAGGCATTAATTGCCACAACTGTTACGGTTCAGTATCTACGAAATGAAATTATTGAAACAAAATTCAAGGATTTCCCTCGAACAGCACGTTCTAAAGGGGTACCTGAATCAAAAGTATACTCTAGCCATATCTTGAGAAACTCCCTATTACCGGTTGCAGCCTTTTTAGGATATGAAATTACAGGTGTAATCGGAGGCGCTGTTTTTGTTGAAAACATCTTTGGTTATCCAGGAATTGGTCAGCTGTTTGTATCTTCTATTAATCTACGTGATTATAGCGTAGTAACAGCGCTCGTTTTAATGACTAGTCTTGCAACGCTAGTTGGAACGCTTTTATCGGATATGATTTTAAGCTGGGTAGATCCACGGATTCGCATCGAGTAG
- a CDS encoding ABC transporter permease, producing the protein MEVVRKDAAIEKLEKSPSGFRIVWNEFKKDKLAMGSLALLALVLLGVYGVSLFLSQEEIVRIDFFAIHEPPSATHWLGTDYGGRDIFGQLIIGTRNSFTIGLCITVITVIVGLTLGLLAGYFGGIIDNIIMRLIDFILALPFLMLVIVFVVVVPTFSISYFILIMSAFLWVGKARLIRSKVLAERELDYVSASQTLGTPHWKIILFQILPNVSSLIVVNFTLNLAGNIGIESGLTYLGFGLPESTPSLGTLVSYASNPDILQNKWWVWVPASAMILVLMLSINFIGQALNRAADARQRKA; encoded by the coding sequence ATGGAAGTAGTAAGAAAAGATGCCGCTATTGAGAAATTAGAAAAAAGTCCTTCGGGATTTAGAATTGTTTGGAATGAATTCAAAAAAGATAAATTGGCAATGGGATCGTTAGCGTTATTAGCTCTTGTGTTATTAGGAGTCTATGGTGTTTCTCTATTCTTGAGCCAGGAAGAAATTGTAAGAATTGATTTCTTTGCTATCCATGAGCCACCATCAGCTACACATTGGTTAGGTACTGACTACGGTGGACGTGATATTTTTGGTCAATTAATTATTGGAACAAGAAACTCTTTTACAATTGGACTATGTATTACGGTAATTACGGTTATTGTGGGGCTAACTTTAGGTCTACTGGCAGGATATTTTGGAGGCATTATTGACAACATTATCATGCGTTTAATCGACTTTATTTTAGCACTTCCGTTCTTAATGCTTGTTATCGTGTTTGTAGTAGTAGTTCCAACTTTCTCAATCTCTTATTTCATTTTGATCATGTCTGCTTTTCTGTGGGTGGGAAAAGCAAGGCTCATACGATCAAAGGTGCTAGCAGAGAGAGAATTAGATTATGTATCAGCATCTCAAACGTTAGGAACGCCACACTGGAAGATTATTTTATTCCAAATTCTCCCTAATGTAAGTTCTTTAATCGTTGTTAACTTCACGTTAAATCTTGCAGGAAACATTGGGATTGAATCAGGTCTTACCTACCTAGGGTTCGGTCTTCCAGAAAGTACACCGAGCTTGGGGACACTCGTAAGTTATGCAAGTAATCCAGATATTCTTCAAAATAAATGGTGGGTTTGGGTACCAGCATCAGCAATGATTTTAGTTCTGATGTTAAGTATAAATTTTATCGGCCAAGCTTTAAATAGAGCGGCCGACGCTAGACAGAGAAAAGCCTAA
- the opp4A gene encoding oligopeptide ABC transporter substrate-binding protein, with amino-acid sequence MGINSVRKVLSTLAVSSLLLAACGGNEEGSGKNASTTPKGPAPKQVETSKFSTSLTNDKKAVDGGTFTYGLVSDTPFEGVLNRLFYEGAPDYEVIQFFDESLLDADENYIYNQDGAATYKLSEDNKTITLKIRDNVNWHNGDPVTAEDLEYAYEVVGSKKYAGPRYDAQTQGIEGMTEYHDGKAKKISGIKVIDEKTISITFKEANPSVLTGLMTSPLPKKYLAGIPIDKLDSSDQIRKKPIGFGPFKIKKMVPGESVEFERNDDYYRGKPKLDKVILKVVNPSVVAASLEKGDIDFAEITADQYESAEKLKNIEVIGKVGLAYTYIGFKLGHYDAEKGLNVMDNPKFADKRVRQAFGYAIDNKTVGERFYKGLRFPANTVIPPSFPKYHDDKVKGFTYDPEKAKKLLDEAGFKDTDGDGLREDADGKKFKINFATMSGTDIAEPLAQYYIQAWKAVGLDVQLLDGRLVEFNSFYDMLEKDDPKVDIYQGAWGTGSDPDPSGIWDKTAPFNYNRWVNDENDKLLKEGISPKAFDEKYRQDVYNKWQELIADEAPSIPTLYRFEIFGANKRVKNYDLQGGASEHWWDVSVTDDKPETSK; translated from the coding sequence ATGGGTATCAATTCAGTTAGAAAAGTATTAAGTACATTGGCTGTATCATCACTTTTATTAGCTGCTTGTGGTGGCAATGAAGAAGGAAGTGGAAAGAACGCAAGCACAACACCAAAGGGACCTGCTCCCAAACAGGTAGAAACGTCTAAATTCTCCACTAGCTTAACAAACGATAAAAAGGCTGTTGATGGTGGAACATTTACTTACGGTTTAGTTTCTGACACTCCATTTGAAGGGGTTTTAAATCGTTTGTTCTATGAAGGTGCTCCAGACTATGAAGTTATTCAATTCTTCGATGAAAGCTTATTAGATGCAGACGAAAACTATATTTATAATCAAGATGGTGCTGCGACATATAAACTGTCTGAAGATAACAAAACAATTACGTTAAAAATTAGAGATAATGTAAACTGGCATAATGGAGATCCTGTAACTGCTGAAGATCTTGAGTATGCTTATGAAGTAGTTGGTAGCAAAAAATATGCTGGTCCTCGTTATGATGCTCAAACACAGGGCATTGAGGGTATGACAGAATACCACGATGGAAAAGCAAAGAAAATTTCTGGAATTAAAGTAATCGACGAAAAAACAATTTCCATTACGTTCAAAGAGGCTAATCCGTCAGTATTAACTGGTTTAATGACAAGCCCACTACCTAAGAAATATTTAGCTGGCATTCCTATCGATAAGTTAGACTCTAGTGATCAAATTCGTAAAAAGCCAATCGGTTTTGGACCATTTAAGATCAAGAAAATGGTTCCTGGTGAATCTGTTGAATTTGAACGCAACGATGATTACTACCGTGGAAAACCAAAGTTAGACAAAGTTATCTTAAAAGTGGTTAACCCTTCTGTAGTAGCTGCTTCTCTAGAGAAAGGTGATATCGACTTTGCTGAAATTACTGCTGATCAGTACGAAAGTGCAGAAAAGTTAAAAAATATTGAAGTTATTGGTAAAGTAGGCCTTGCTTATACTTATATCGGCTTCAAACTAGGTCATTATGATGCTGAAAAAGGCTTAAACGTAATGGATAACCCTAAATTTGCTGACAAGCGTGTTCGTCAAGCGTTTGGATACGCAATCGATAATAAAACAGTTGGTGAGCGTTTCTACAAAGGCTTACGTTTCCCAGCTAATACAGTAATTCCACCATCATTCCCGAAATATCATGATGATAAGGTTAAAGGATTCACGTATGATCCTGAAAAAGCGAAGAAATTATTAGATGAAGCTGGATTCAAAGATACAGATGGTGATGGCTTACGTGAAGATGCAGATGGTAAGAAGTTTAAAATTAACTTCGCTACTATGAGTGGTACAGACATCGCTGAGCCGTTAGCACAGTACTATATTCAAGCATGGAAAGCGGTTGGCTTAGACGTACAGCTATTAGATGGACGCTTAGTCGAATTTAACTCATTCTATGATATGTTAGAAAAAGATGATCCAAAAGTAGACATTTATCAAGGTGCGTGGGGAACTGGTTCAGATCCAGATCCATCTGGAATTTGGGACAAAACGGCTCCATTTAACTACAACCGCTGGGTAAATGATGAAAATGACAAGCTTTTAAAAGAAGGTATTTCTCCAAAAGCGTTCGACGAGAAATATCGCCAAGACGTATACAACAAATGGCAAGAGCTGATTGCTGATGAGGCACCATCTATTCCGACGCTTTATCGTTTTGAAATCTTCGGAGCGAATAAACGCGTGAAGAATTATGATCTTCAAGGTGGAGCTTCAGAACATTGGTGGGATGTTTCAGTTACAGATGATAAACCAGAAACAAGCAAATAA
- a CDS encoding NADPH:quinone oxidoreductase family protein has protein sequence MHTFKALVADKTEEGFSLSIKELSQSDLPEGDVLIKVYYSGVNYKDGLAGTPDGKIVSSYPFVPGIDLAGIVMSSTDERFQEGDPVIATSYEIGVTHFGGYSEYARVPADWVVPLPDGLTLKEAMILGTAGFTAALSVHRLEENGLSPEKGPVLVTGATGGVGSLAVSMLAKRGYTVEASSGKSSAHDYLTSLGATNVLTRDDVYSGKLKALDRQKWAGAVDPVGGEQLASVLSKMQYGGSVAVSGLTGGAKVPTAVFPFILRGVNLLGIDSVYCPMSLRRKLWERMASDLKPAQLEDIVHRELTLGEMPEVLPQILEGSLTGRMIVRI, from the coding sequence ATCCATACATTTAAAGCACTTGTAGCAGATAAAACAGAAGAAGGTTTCTCTCTTTCGATAAAAGAACTCAGTCAAAGCGATCTCCCTGAAGGAGATGTACTCATCAAAGTATATTACTCTGGCGTCAATTATAAAGATGGTTTAGCCGGAACACCGGATGGGAAAATTGTGTCGTCCTATCCATTCGTGCCAGGAATTGATCTCGCTGGAATCGTTATGTCTTCTACAGATGAGCGTTTTCAAGAGGGTGACCCAGTTATCGCAACGAGCTATGAAATTGGCGTAACGCATTTTGGTGGTTATAGTGAATACGCGCGCGTGCCAGCAGATTGGGTCGTTCCTCTTCCAGATGGACTGACGCTAAAAGAAGCGATGATTCTAGGAACGGCCGGTTTTACAGCCGCTCTTTCTGTTCATCGTCTAGAAGAAAATGGACTTTCGCCTGAAAAAGGTCCTGTTCTTGTAACGGGGGCAACGGGTGGTGTCGGTAGTTTAGCCGTTTCAATGCTTGCAAAGCGTGGTTATACGGTAGAGGCTAGCAGCGGCAAAAGTTCCGCACACGATTATTTAACGTCTCTTGGTGCGACGAATGTCTTAACAAGAGATGATGTGTATAGCGGGAAACTAAAAGCACTCGATCGTCAGAAATGGGCAGGAGCCGTCGATCCTGTTGGTGGAGAGCAGCTTGCGTCTGTGTTAAGTAAAATGCAATACGGTGGTTCTGTTGCAGTCAGCGGTTTAACTGGCGGAGCCAAAGTGCCCACTGCCGTATTTCCCTTCATTTTACGGGGCGTAAATTTACTTGGGATTGATTCCGTGTACTGTCCTATGTCATTACGTAGAAAGCTGTGGGAACGTATGGCATCTGATTTAAAACCAGCTCAGTTAGAAGATATTGTTCACCGTGAACTCACACTCGGTGAAATGCCTGAAGTATTGCCACAGATCTTAGAAGGAAGCTTAACTGGGCGAATGATTGTCCGCATATAA
- the modB gene encoding molybdate ABC transporter permease subunit produces the protein MTTNFWSPLQLSLEISVVAGIIVIILGILCARLMARKTFRGKAVVETIFLLPLVLPPSVVGFLLIVVFGQHSPLGRAIEWVFHQPIIFTWWAAVISAIVVAFPLMYQSARTGLEAVDRDIEDAARVDGAGEWKVFRSISIPLAIKSIVAGGVLSVARALGEFGATLMFAGNIPGKTQTTPTAIYLAIDSGNMHLAWLWVLSMIGISFLMLIIVNLIRD, from the coding sequence ATGACAACAAACTTTTGGTCTCCGCTTCAGCTTTCTCTGGAGATATCGGTAGTAGCAGGAATAATCGTTATTATTTTAGGTATTTTATGCGCTAGATTGATGGCAAGGAAAACGTTTAGAGGGAAAGCCGTAGTGGAAACGATCTTTCTACTGCCTCTTGTACTGCCTCCATCAGTCGTTGGTTTTTTATTAATTGTTGTATTCGGGCAACATAGTCCGTTAGGAAGAGCGATCGAATGGGTGTTTCATCAGCCCATTATTTTTACGTGGTGGGCGGCAGTTATTTCAGCAATTGTCGTGGCGTTTCCACTCATGTATCAATCCGCACGGACAGGATTAGAGGCAGTGGACCGTGATATTGAAGATGCCGCACGTGTAGATGGAGCAGGGGAATGGAAGGTATTTAGAAGCATATCGATCCCGCTTGCGATAAAGTCAATTGTAGCCGGAGGAGTTCTTAGCGTGGCAAGGGCACTAGGGGAATTTGGGGCAACCCTTATGTTTGCAGGTAATATCCCTGGAAAGACGCAGACGACCCCTACAGCTATTTACTTAGCGATTGATTCTGGCAATATGCACTTAGCATGGCTATGGGTGCTAAGTATGATTGGAATCTCATTTTTGATGTTAATTATCGTTAATCTTATACGTGATTAA
- a CDS encoding N-acetylmuramoyl-L-alanine amidase, producing the protein MKKRKKWFHHFTSLSIATTVIFSGSLLSSADTRTSVSNQQNMSSPHLLQNEFQKAATEFHVPLRVLLSLSYNLSQFEDHDGNPSTSGGYGPMHLVDLPTTLTDDLKGDGSSSVSKQPLQQAAELIHEKTDVLKKNPVQNIRGAAALLANYAKEGTGSIPKAEEDWYGAVARYSQSKDTNAALEFADDVYNTIQTGIVHTTTDGQRISMGASPTKPNLKSAKKMTKDKVYNRAECPANVSCDYVPAFYEQKSANPSDYSNYDVADRPSFGPDIRYIVIHDTETSYDGTVRLFANPYSATSQYVVRSSDGHVTQMVHNKDIAWHAGNWYFNMHSVGIEHEGYALQGATWFSEPMYRSSAKLVRYLGHKYNIPLDRAHIIGHEEVPGLSPARQSAMHSDPGPFWDWEHYMQLVGAPITASKGKPSSTIVTLTPHFKTNKPVVSDASPAMQSANFIYFYTEPSLDAPLFHDPALKFGGSQQALDWGNKGKAGQTFALAETKGDWNAIWYGGQKVWFFNPNNRYTAHVKGTLITPKKGKQNIPVYGAAYPEASVYPEDVTPRDNVPLQYTISEGQYYVAAEKANSDFYNATTYTLNPYGVHKMVYGKDEYYRIHLNHRYAFVKAEDVDVIEN; encoded by the coding sequence TTGAAAAAAAGAAAAAAGTGGTTTCATCATTTCACTTCTCTATCTATAGCAACAACCGTTATCTTTTCAGGTTCACTTCTATCGAGTGCCGATACTAGAACGAGCGTATCAAACCAACAAAATATGAGCTCACCTCATTTGTTACAAAACGAGTTTCAAAAAGCAGCGACAGAATTCCATGTCCCGTTGCGCGTTCTTCTCTCTCTATCTTATAATCTCTCACAATTTGAAGATCATGATGGAAACCCTAGCACTTCTGGTGGGTACGGGCCGATGCACTTAGTTGATCTCCCTACTACGCTCACGGATGATTTAAAAGGTGACGGGTCAAGTTCTGTTTCCAAACAGCCTTTACAGCAGGCAGCAGAGTTAATCCACGAAAAAACAGACGTACTGAAAAAAAATCCTGTTCAAAATATACGAGGAGCAGCAGCTTTACTTGCTAACTATGCAAAAGAAGGAACCGGAAGCATCCCAAAGGCTGAAGAAGACTGGTACGGTGCAGTAGCACGCTACAGTCAATCAAAAGATACGAACGCAGCGCTAGAATTTGCAGATGACGTATATAACACCATTCAAACAGGTATCGTACATACAACGACTGATGGACAAAGAATTAGTATGGGAGCTTCACCGACCAAGCCGAACTTAAAAAGCGCCAAGAAAATGACTAAAGACAAGGTATACAACCGTGCTGAATGTCCAGCGAACGTTTCCTGTGACTACGTTCCCGCTTTTTACGAGCAAAAAAGTGCCAACCCAAGTGACTATAGCAATTATGATGTAGCTGATCGTCCTTCGTTTGGACCTGATATTCGCTATATTGTCATTCACGATACTGAGACGAGCTATGACGGTACGGTTCGCTTATTTGCAAATCCTTACTCTGCCACCTCCCAATACGTCGTACGCTCTTCTGACGGCCATGTTACACAGATGGTGCACAATAAGGACATCGCCTGGCACGCAGGTAATTGGTACTTTAATATGCACTCAGTCGGAATTGAGCATGAAGGCTACGCCCTACAAGGTGCAACGTGGTTTAGTGAACCGATGTACCGCTCTTCTGCAAAGCTTGTTCGCTATTTAGGTCATAAATACAATATTCCGCTTGATCGTGCTCATATTATTGGTCATGAGGAAGTACCTGGACTATCCCCTGCTAGACAAAGTGCCATGCATTCAGATCCTGGTCCATTTTGGGATTGGGAACATTATATGCAGCTTGTGGGAGCACCCATTACAGCTTCAAAAGGGAAACCATCGTCTACAATTGTGACATTAACACCACATTTTAAAACGAATAAGCCGGTAGTAAGCGATGCGTCCCCAGCGATGCAGTCTGCTAATTTTATCTATTTCTATACCGAGCCGAGCTTGGATGCTCCCCTCTTTCATGACCCAGCCCTTAAATTTGGCGGTAGTCAACAAGCGCTTGATTGGGGGAATAAAGGGAAAGCCGGACAAACCTTTGCATTAGCCGAAACAAAAGGTGATTGGAATGCAATTTGGTATGGCGGACAAAAAGTTTGGTTTTTTAATCCGAACAACCGATATACAGCTCATGTAAAAGGAACGCTTATTACACCGAAAAAAGGAAAACAAAATATTCCAGTATACGGAGCTGCGTATCCTGAAGCATCTGTCTATCCGGAAGATGTCACCCCGCGTGATAACGTACCGCTACAATATACGATTAGCGAAGGACAATATTACGTGGCAGCTGAAAAAGCAAACAGCGACTTTTATAACGCCACGACGTATACGTTAAATCCATACGGCGTTCATAAAATGGTCTATGGCAAGGACGAATACTATCGTATTCATCTCAACCATCGCTATGCTTTTGTAAAAGCTGAAGATGTTGATGTAATTGAAAACTAA
- a CDS encoding C40 family peptidase — translation MKRLISSLTLAGILLASPVVGQAALGDHTLKQGMTHTEVKQLQSVLKSKGYFKGTTTTYFGSATAAAVKSFQKSRGLGADGVVGAGTFKALGVVSKPTSSVKGVVSYSSASVISTAKKYMSVPYKWGGTTPSGFDCSGFLNYVYKKSAGVTLPRTVAGIYQKGSKVSSPKAGDIVFFHTYTSGASHAGIYVGNGKFIHSSSSQGVSIASLSNSYWSKRYMGAKSVR, via the coding sequence ATGAAACGACTTATTTCAAGTTTAACACTTGCAGGCATCCTATTAGCTAGTCCAGTAGTTGGACAAGCTGCATTAGGTGATCATACATTAAAACAAGGCATGACACATACAGAGGTTAAACAACTTCAAAGCGTATTGAAATCAAAAGGTTATTTTAAAGGCACAACAACTACATATTTCGGATCAGCTACTGCTGCTGCCGTAAAATCTTTTCAAAAAAGCCGTGGCCTAGGTGCAGATGGTGTTGTCGGAGCAGGAACTTTTAAAGCACTTGGCGTTGTTTCAAAACCAACTTCAAGCGTAAAAGGTGTTGTTTCTTACAGCTCTGCTTCTGTTATTAGCACAGCGAAAAAATACATGAGCGTTCCTTACAAATGGGGCGGTACAACACCAAGCGGTTTTGACTGCAGTGGGTTCTTAAACTATGTATACAAAAAAAGCGCTGGCGTGACATTACCAAGAACAGTTGCGGGTATTTATCAGAAGGGCTCTAAAGTTTCTTCACCAAAAGCAGGAGATATCGTATTCTTCCATACTTACACAAGCGGTGCATCCCATGCGGGGATCTACGTAGGAAATGGCAAGTTTATTCATAGCTCCTCCTCACAGGGCGTATCTATTGCTTCTTTAAGTAACAGCTATTGGTCAAAACGCTATATGGGTGCTAAAAGCGTTCGCTAA
- the tenI gene encoding thiazole tautomerase TenI — MTHTPTFHVVTTGRLSSEDLCSILQRIHPYVDAIHIREKEKTAIELYRLIESLQQSAVPLDKLIVNDRVDVAVLSKIWGVQLAYHSLEVEVVKQEFLNLHVGKSVHSLQEGLEAEKQGADFLLYGHIYHTNSKQNLQPRGIHGLETIARSVRVPVIALGGIQPHHVQEVMEAGAHGIAVMSGVFQSPNPFERVKQYQSELLKWSEKR, encoded by the coding sequence GTGACGCATACACCTACTTTTCACGTTGTAACGACTGGCAGATTGTCTAGTGAGGATCTTTGTTCTATTCTTCAAAGAATTCATCCTTACGTGGACGCCATTCACATCAGAGAAAAAGAGAAGACAGCAATCGAGCTTTATAGATTGATTGAGTCTCTGCAACAATCGGCTGTTCCTTTAGACAAATTAATAGTAAATGATCGCGTGGATGTAGCGGTCTTATCTAAAATATGGGGTGTTCAGCTGGCTTATCATAGCCTAGAAGTTGAAGTAGTCAAACAAGAATTTCTAAATCTACATGTGGGGAAGTCGGTACATAGTCTTCAAGAAGGACTTGAAGCGGAGAAGCAAGGAGCTGATTTTCTTCTCTATGGTCATATTTATCATACGAATTCAAAGCAGAATTTGCAGCCAAGGGGAATACATGGTCTAGAGACTATTGCTCGTTCCGTACGCGTACCTGTCATCGCACTTGGTGGTATTCAACCTCATCATGTTCAAGAAGTGATGGAGGCAGGTGCGCATGGTATAGCGGTGATGTCAGGAGTATTTCAATCACCGAACCCTTTTGAAAGAGTTAAACAGTATCAAAGCGAACTGCTGAAATGGAGTGAGAAGAGATGA